The Chiloscyllium plagiosum isolate BGI_BamShark_2017 chromosome 3, ASM401019v2, whole genome shotgun sequence genomic interval ATGTTTCTATGTTTTGAACAGCCACAATAGGTGCGCCCACAGTAGACATTTCAGTTCATGGGCACAAAGTAGTTTTGAGTTGTATATACCCTTTTGTTACGAAACTCACTACAGCAACTGGCCGGAAAGTAGACCATGACTTACGGTGTGATATTTGTGTTTGGCAAGAAGGACACAATGAATTGGTATGTACAACTAAAAAAGGAAATGTCATTAACAGAATGTTGATGTGCACAGTTTACGTGAGCATAACCTCAATGACCATGTCAGACAATTGGCCTTTGGTCAGTTATGTTCCTTATTTTGTTGCTAAGTTCTTTTGGTCATGAACTTAAATTTGCCTCCTGTTGCTAACAGAATAATGTAATAATGGGAATATTTTCCCTATTTCTAGAAATTTTTCAGAATTTGGAAAAACCACTTTGTGTTTTCTTTATGAATTATGTCACAGGAAGTGTGCAGAAAATATTCATTAAAGCCACAGCTTGGGTGAAACTATGAGAATATATGCATGAGTGAGGCACGAGTAAGGGGCAGAAGATgtgataaaaatatttttcacccagcGAGTGGTGGGAATCGGGAATTCCTTGCCTAACATTTATGACATTTAAGGAATATTTAGATTTGCACTTATAATGTCAAGGCATACGtggctatgggccaagagctggagaatggaattagaatagtcaGATGCTTGTTTTTGATTGGCACAAATGCGATTAtctgaaggacctttttctgtgctataaatctctatgattctctgtttTTTTCCAGTCTCTCCGGGTAAAATGATGCCATTCATCCATATTGCCATCTTACTGAATCTCTTCTCTGTCATTTTCCTGATTTGAGTATAAGTTATAAAGTAACTCGCCTAAAACTCAGCCCAGGATTCTAACTGTAACTTAACAACACGTTTGAGTAGCTCATGTTCCATTAGGGTCTATTGTTTCTCCAAGCCCCACCCTGGTGTCTCAATATCATTACATATTGTGTGATCAGAAAGATCCTCCAAATATATATGGGAAGAGAAAATTTATTGTTTTTAACAATATCTGTTCCCAAACCATTCCTCTTCCTGGCCACTGTCTGAAGCTGCATTATATTATCTACAACCTTACTGAATGACCCTGTGCTAACCTTTTGAACCATCATGAAGAACCTGAACTTCCATTTAATTGACTGTCTCTGACCCTGCTTCAATCTTTGCTGCTGAAATCTCATCTATGTTTTTCCTACCTCTACACTTGACCAATGCAATACTTCTCTGATCAACCTGCTATCTTGCATACAGCCCTGCCATAATCTAAGTCCTGTTCTTGTTCAATGCATCATATAATTTCAGCACCAGAACTGTACTTTACCTCACATATTTTCTCCAGCTCTGTTTATTTAATAATCTTACCCATTGTAATCCATTCACCCTCTAATCTGCTTTTTGTAATTTCCTGATTTTATTTGCTGTCTTTCCTATTCTTTGTCcccttttctattctttctttcctcTAATCCACATCAAGTTATTATCCTTGCATTGACATAATTGGTTGGAACTTTTTTCAATAAAGCTAATTTAACACATGGAGGTGCATCGCTGAAATCTCTCTCTACCAAAAATTTAACTCCCTGATTGCATACTTTATCCATGAGACTAATTATATGGCACTAGATGTACTGATGAGTTTACTTTGTTAATTTGTCTCAAAACTgcgaaaaaaaaacacctctttTGCCaggtttctgttttatttttcaagtgCCCACAGTTCCAGCATGAAATAAATAAAGATAGTATGTGTCTATTCCATCCATTAAATCTTAAGGATATTTCAAGTTCCTTCACTTAATGACTTGTATTGAAATTCAATCATTGCATAACAAATGCTAGAGTGAGACTTGATCCCACAACCTCGAATTAAAGCAAGAATGCTTACCATgagtcaagttaaaaaaaacatttgttgtTGTCCTCCCATGTCCAAGATATTGGACAGCTTCTATTTTACACTGAAACTGGAAAAAACCACAACGTTTCTTTGGTGACAGCTATGAAAAGACAAATTAATTTCAGACATATTATAAATTATACAGATATTAAAGTAAATTGTCATAATCTTCCTATTTTATTGTAGAAAAATTGTGCAACTCGAAAATCAAAATTTAAGCTTAATATAACACAACCAAAATTCACTCCGTGTGTGTCTGCTCGAGTGAATTCAATGCAAtgggaaatgaaaacagaatggtCAACGCAAAAGTGTTTCCAAGTCCAATTCTTAAGTTTGCATGGTAAGTGTGTTGAAATGTAGAACATAGCGAGAATTATATCTCAGGTTGCATTGTAAATTACTGCCATTCAAATGTCAATGGAAATGGCCAAATACATCAAATAAAGCCCATGGCTAAATTTTTCCTCCTCTGTGAAAGTGGGCTTGAAGACAGAGAAGGATCCTTCTACGAAAATAGGGGAGAGCAATATCAGGCTGGCTTCTGCCATGGGCAGACAGTGACCTGGATGGGCCGTCGGCATCATGGAGACATGTGACCAAGTAAGTTGATCATGAATCCAGATTTTAAGAGTGCACTGACATTTAGTTTTCAGTAGAACAACACAACTCTGTAGAGAGAACCTCAATGTTAGAGGAGTGGGATGTCATCCAAACCAGCAGTTCTGTCTCCGAGAGATAGGAAGGCTTGCTCCTGTTGTCCAAACATTGCACCGGTTGGTTGTCTATACCTCAGCTTTGAGGAGCCTCAAGACTATACACCTGATGATTGTAGCTCTAAGTATATGTATGTACAGGCACTTCCAGGTTGAAAGTCTCTTGTGAAAAGTTACCTGCCTCAGCACCTTGTACATGTCTTAATAACAAAGTGAGCATGGAAGTGACCAGTTAAGAGACTGCCTCTGAGAAAGGTGTGCCTTTGACATGCAGTTGTTAAATACAGGTTCAGGTTTTTCATTTAATCCTGAGGTCAAGATCCAAGGCCCATGCGGAAATCAGTCCTATATCTGTGTTAACCTACAGATCCCATGATAACTAATATTTGCCACACCCCTAACTATTATCTAAAATCTCATTATAAATGACCACATTAATTTCTCTTAATAAAGCTCTTAGTGAGCTTGTTGAATCTTTGCATCTCAGATGCACTCCCTTTACTTGGATTATAATCTGAACATACAACTGGTGACATACTGTATTCACAGTTTACAAGTCGATGGACATCCATTTTGTTGGCACCAAAAAGCATGAAGGATTTAAACCGCCTGATCCACCTTTTCAGCCATGAAGTGCCATCCTTGATTTAGCAGTTAGCCTCTGAGCAGTGCTGGCATAGTGGTaattactggactagtaatccagaacaccCCCGTTAACCTTCTGAGAGTATGAGTTCAGTCCCACCAACTCCCAACtgtgaaaatttgaatttaatataaatCCTTAATTAAAGTGTTAGTGGTCTCAATGTAACCACTGCTGCTTGCCATAAAATCTCTACTGGTTCATTAACGTTCTTCAGGAAGCAAACCTGCCATCCTCGCCTGGCCTGGCCTgcatgtggttgacttttaacttctGGGCAATGAGGACAGTAAGTGCTGGTCTAgctgagtgaataaaataataaattgtTTGCTCAGAGCATTTGTTCAAGTGGCATGATGCAGGTTGGGTTAAAAGGAAGttgcatgtttttgttttatgGTGGTGTTTTGGGGGTTTTGTATtaattcatgggacgtgggcatcaccaTCTGGATCAGCATTCATTGTCAATCCCTGattgccttgagaaggtaatggccttcttgaactgctgcagtccatttggtttagGTGTCCCCACACTGCTATCGCAGGTGGGgttccaggagtttgatccattgacattgaaggaacagtgatatatttctggtcaggatggtgagtaacttggagaggaacttgcaggttgtggtattccaaattatttgctgtccttatccttctaaatggtaATGGTCACCAGTGTGGAAGGTGTTCCCTGAAGAGATTTTCcacagtgcaacttgtagatagtactcaatgtcaatggtggagggattggatgcttgtaaatgtagtgccaatcaagtgggttgctttgtcctgcatggtgtcaagcttcttgagttttgttgaagctgtacttatccaggcaggtggggagtattccatcacaccagtgactgccttgtagatggtggacagactttggggagtcaggaattgagttgtttgccacagtattcctagcctctgatctgcttttgtaaccACATTACTtatagtccagttcagcttctagtCAATGGTCACCCTCTGTagttgatagtgtgggattcagtattgggaatgccattgaatatcaagagacaatggttagattctctcatgtTGGAAATGATAATTGTCTGGgacttgtgtgacacaaatgttacttgtcatttgtcagccctggactggatattgtccagatcttgctgcatttggacatagactgaTTCAATATTTGAAGAGTCCTTattggtgctgagcattgtgaagtcaccagtgaacatccccacttctgatctcaagatggagggaaggtcattgatgaatcaaTGAAGGTGGTTTGATTAAGGACATTAGCCTAAGGAAATCCTGTagataaacaaaatcagaaatggctGTAGAatatcagcagatctggcagcatctatggagagaaagcagagttaatgctttgagtccagtggccTTCCTCAGAAGCCTTTCTGTGAGTTGTTGTGGGTTCCCTCATCATTTGCTGCAGATTCAGTCTAAGATTTAtttcctttaggacctgaccagctcaatctgTAGTTCTGTTGCCGAGCCAttcttggtggtgaacattgaaatcccccacccagagtacccTTGCATCCACAGCACTTCCTTGAAGTGTTGTTCAAGGTGGAattctgattcatcagccgagggaggaggGAATGttataatcagcaggaggtttctttgtCAACTTGATGCTATAAGACTGGGCTCAATGTTGAAATCTCCCAGAGTGTCTCTTTCTCAATCATATTCCACTGATCTACACCCCTGCTGGTTTTCCTGCTGGTAGGATAGGACATACCCAGGGTTTGTGATAATGATGTCTGGGACATATTCTGTAAGGTATGTTTCTGTGAGCATTGACTGAGATTGCTTGACtagttgcttgactagtctgtgagacactCATGCAATTTTAGCATAAGCCCTAAATACTAGCAAAGAGGACTTCTTAGGATTGACAAAGCTGTGtttgctgtttctgtttctggtGCCTTAGTTAATACCTGGTGGTCTTGCCGATTTCATACCTTCTTCCTTTTCTACCAACTATTATGACTGAGTgatttgttaggccatttcagagggaaggtAAGAGTCAACCGTGttgcaagaccaggtaaggacagcagtttccttcaNNNNNNNNNNNNNNNNNNNNNNNNNNNNNNNNNNNNNNNNNNNNNNNNNNNNNNNNNNNNNNNNNNNNNNNNNNNNNNNNNNNNNNNNNNNNNNNNNNNNNNNNNNNNNNNNNNNNNNNNNNNNNNNNNNNNNNNNNNNNNNNNNNNNNNNNNNNNNNNNNNNNNNNNNNNNNNNNNNNNNNNNNNNNNNNNNNNNNNNNNNNNNNNNNNNNNNNNNNNNNNNNNNNNNNNNNNNNNNNNNNNNNNNNNNNNNNNNNNNNNNNNNNNNNNNNNNNNNNNNNNNNNNNNNNNNNNNNNNNNNNNNNNNNNNNNNNNNNNNNNNNNNNNNNNNNNNNNNNNNNNNNNNNNNNNNNNNNNNNNNNNNNNNNNNNNNNNNNNNNNNNNNNNNNNNNNNNNNNNNNNNNNNNNNNNNNNNNNNNNNNNNNNNNNNNNNNNNNNNNNNNNNNNNNNNNNNNNNNNNNNNNNNNNNNNNNNNNNNNNNNNNNNNNNNNNNNNNNNNNACTAGACTTGGGTCACTATACTCTATAATTTGCACTGATGAAGTGAGGCAGTGATGACGTTAATgggaaaatatatatatataaagaaataatttattttattgacaGAAATTTCTGTGTCAAATGAAAAGAATTCCATTATGTAAACATACAGCACAGCAAAAGAGCAAAATAGTATACAGCTATGTGATTTCTAAACTAGCTTATCTAAGAAAGGTTGTCAGTACTTAATATTAGCTTCGACAATTCTACAAGTTTTTAAAACATACCCTGAAGATTTCTGCTAAGTTCAACATTTACAGAAGCACTTCAAATAGAATTTATGCTATTCTTCAAGCTGCTCACGAGGTCAATTTAAAAGGCCcttaagtcaaccacattgatgtacTCAGGGAGGTCAGCAGGTTGTCTTCCCTAACTGGATGTTTTACTAATACATATAACCTATTCAAAAAACAGAAGaacttttttcccccaaaagaAAACCTTATTTTGTGTAGCAATAGTAGAGaaacaaacttgaaaatattgaaaTCTTACCAGCTTCGAGGTTTCAGAATGCCAGTAAATATTATATGATAACTGGTTCAAAATCTTTGCATTCCTTTTCTTAGTGGAATTAGCAAGCATAAAATATACTTCCGCTATTATATCAGTGTTATCAGCTTTAAGCTTTACATCAGGAGGACCTATAGAGGCTATATAAGACAtcaaaattacaatttttaacATACTACAACTCCCTTGACAAATATTTAATAAATAGTAAACAGTAAGTATTATTTtctgctggctggagtcatatctagcacaaaaGGAACATGACTGTGGTTGCTGAAGGTCAATCATTTCTGTTCTAGGACACcacagcaggagttcctcagggtaatgtggGAGAACTTCCATTCCTACTCCCTGTCttgctgcttccctccctccctctccctctcacggCTTTGTTCTCCAACACTTTTGTTCTGAAGCCTCTTCTATCCTTCGAGCTTCCTCTTGTTGCCTCCCTAACTCAGAGATGAGAAGATGGGCCGTTCATGTGAGGTCGGGGAGGGTCCCCCAGCCCACCACactaccttatccccataacccacaCATCGCCCATGGCTAACCCTTccatagcctgcacatcactggacaatAAAggtgcaatttagcacagccaatccacctaacctgcacgtctttagtctatgggaggaaaccgaagcacccggcggaaacccatacagacacagggagaatgtgcaaactccacacaggtgtGCTGCCCATATTGCAATACTGTTCATAATAAAGAATGAGCCAATTATGATGAGTTAAAGGATTTTTGGGCCATTTATGTTCACATAATTTTTGATATTAAAAGAACACAAGTGAGGTATCTAACAAATGTCTTTTCTTATAGGAAAGCGATTTTCATTTGGCGCACATTTTGTCATGTCACATTAGGAGAGCAAAATGAGGATCAGCTGCATTGGACCACTTTTTATAGAAAGCTTTTGGAAATACCACCAAAAATTAAGAACATTATACTGaaacatattttgttttcaaagcCATCAAATCTTCCTGGATTGAGTGAAATTTTACTACTGTGATTTGGAGCTTACAAAACACATTTGCTGCAAGGCCTACACAAAGCAGCCATTATCTCAAAAGAAAGCCACATATTGCAAGTCTTGCACATTCTGTTAAAagacataaaaacaaaaataattcctTTAAACTCCAGCTTAccatttaaattaaaagtgaacCGATTAGTGGAAACAAAGTCTGActtctgtgtttctgtaactgcatTAACTTGGGCGTAATAGCCCAGTTTACCTCCGTCGGGTAAAAAACCATCACTGAGATCACAATAGCGTGTTGAAATATTTAAACATGGCAAGAAAGGTGTCGAGGTTGAAATGCTGTAAAACAGAGTTTTGTTCGATTATAATGCACAATATTatcatttaaattaaaatatacacaaagtaaaacaaaacttaCCTGTAATCTTTGATTTTAACATTAAACCGCATGTTTCTAGATGGATCAATGACATCCCATTTTAAGACAGTATGGAAATTATAAGACGTTATAGATAAGTTCACAGGAGGCGAAATTTCAAATGGCCCTAATTGGAAataattttgggaaaaaaaaattactcgTTTTGATTAAGAACAAAGGCTGTGAAATACAGTTCAAGAGCTGACAATATTTAGGCACAAGGCCTTTTTTCCACCAATAGATAGGCTGTGACATGGCATGGACACTTCTGCGCTGGTGCATCCGTAATGAGGGTATTAATGTTTGCAACACAAACTATGATACCGCAGACCATCAACAGATTGAAACAATGCTTCTGCACTCTGAAGAAGCCTCAAAATACTCAAGATCATACAGCGTGAAGACATACAGCATGCTCAAACCAGTTGatgctgaccatattcccaaattaaactaatctcatttgtctgcacttggcccataggggtgaccttatagtggtttacaaaattatgaggggcatggatagggtaaataggcaaagtcttttccctggagtcggggagttcagaaccagagggcagaggtttagggtaaggggggaaagatataaaagagacctaaggggcaactgtttcacatagggggtggtacgggtatggaatgagctgccagaggaagtgatggaagctggtacaattgcaacatttaagaggcatttggatgggtatatgaataggaagggtttggaggaatatgggctgggtgctggcaggtgggactagattgggttgggatatctggtcagcatggacagattggattgaagggtctgtttccatgctgtacatctctatgactatgttcatgaacttatccaaatgtcttttaaacattgtgaccaTACCTGCATCCACTTCTTTCTCTTGCTGTTCactccacatacgaaccactctctgtgtaaagagaaaagttgccccttgtgttctttttaaatctttctcctttcaccttaaaaatgtgcctcctggttttgaactcccctatcctagggaaaatactcttgtcactcaccttatctatgcccctcatgattttacaaccttcaataaggtcacccatgCATCCCACGCTCCAGAGAGGAAAAAAACAACTTTTATATgtcaaaagctcaatcaagtttgtgagatacaatttccctctcacaaaatcgtgttgactatccctaatcaatccttgtctctccaaatgcatgtaaattctacCTTTGAGAATcacctctaacaacttacccatcaccgaTGTCACTTACAGGTCGGCAGAGTGCTTCTGAGAATTTTTCATGGTGAGAGCACAGCCAGCACCACCACACATATGACAATAGCAGCTCAGGAAGtaagaggaacaggaggaaggaGAATCAAGAGCAGTTTGATAAGAACAATTAAGACACCTTTCTGACTACGACGTGTAGGAAACAGAAGCAGTAGTAGGTCCAAAGCCCCTCGAAACTGCTCTGCAAACTtgcaaaatcatggctgatcctgaaccttaactccattttcctattcAATCTCCATATTGCTTAACATCCAAATCGCACTCAACTCTGAATGTGATCACTGACTGAGCATCCATGGCTCCTTGGGATAAAGGATTCAAAAGTTCACAGTCATCCGAGTGAAGTAGTTTCTTCTTTCTGTCCAAATTGGCCATTTTGTTATCCAGAGATTAGGCAAATACTATTCTAATTTCCCATTcaccaacaagtctacactatTCCTTCACCCTATCATGGAGGCTGCTTTATGGCAGTGGAAATATCCAAGGTaccagaaaataaatattttaaacagaTTTATAAGTGAAAGTATGCATAAAAGAGTCAACTAATCATCCTATCCATTCACTTATTGTGAGTATTCTGATAAAGGAAATAGGCATGGAAATTGTAGATGCTATTGCAAACGTTAAGGACAAGAGgaaaatatggaaaatatagGCCCATTGCCTGACAACCATTGTGGGAAAGTtattttagattacctacagtgtggaaacaggccctttggcccaacaagtccacaccgaccctccgaacagcaacccacccagatccattcccctacatttaccccttcacccaacactatgggcaatttagcatggccaattcacctaacctgcacatttttggactgtgggaggaaaccagagcacccggtgga includes:
- the LOC122539984 gene encoding uncharacterized protein LOC122539984, which translates into the protein MTHRESPPSELGCCGFVQVWRRLPVARRQSTRAVKLLPGVREVLRRIRQAGGSCPGSVLSLDPAERLKSLVTMCRSRGSVSSLLLSFVLCLCRSLHGQRPFEISPPVNLSITSYNFHTVLKWDVIDPSRNMRFNVKIKDYSISTSTPFLPCLNISTRYCDLSDGFLPDGGKLGYYAQVNAVTETQKSDFVSTNRFTFNLNASIGPPDVKLKADNTDIIAEVYFMLANSTKKRNAKILNQLSYNIYWHSETSKLVRFQYFQVCFSTIATQNKVFFWGKKVLLFFE
- the ifngr1l gene encoding interferon gamma receptor 1-like isoform X1, which translates into the protein MFRTGFLPLALSLCLRCVSWNRLQVSATESSENILNASYHKPSRPVNLSLKSHNFKTVLTWTYVNKTSEATNFTVQFRDYQTARWQLFPPCSNIALYHCDVTEAFSVNLSTSNSYYAKVQAITKFEESQFVLTERFSFQQNATIGAPTVDISVHGHKVVLSCIYPFVTKLTTATGRKVDHDLRCDICVWQEGHNELKNCATRKSKFKLNITQPKFTPCVSARVNSMQWEMKTEWSTQKCFQVQFLSLHDREGSFYENRGEQYQAGFCHGQTVTWMGRRHHGDM